The Salmo trutta chromosome 22, fSalTru1.1, whole genome shotgun sequence genome contains the following window.
atgacgcaattgcaatcacactgccctaacccatctggacaagaggaatacctatgtaagaatactgttcatcgactacagctcagcatttaacaacatagtaccctccaaactcgtcattaagctcgagacccagggtctcgactagaggtcgaccaattaaatctgaatggccgattaattagggccgatttcaagttttcataacaatcggtattttgggacaccgatcatggccgattacattgcactccacgaggagactgcgtggcaggctgactacctgttatgcgagtgcagcaaggagccaaggtaaggtgctagctagcattaaacttatcttataaaaaacaatcaatcttaacataatcactagttaaactagtaatatcatcaaccatgtgtacatttacgtcatttagcagacgctcttatccagagcgacttacaaattggtgcattcaccttatgatatccagtggaacaaccactttacaatagtacatctatatattttttggggggtgggggggggtagaaggattactttatcctatcccaggtattccttaaagaggtggggtttcaggtgtctccggaaggtggtgattgactccgctgtcctagcGTCGTGAGGGATcatgttccaccattggggtgccagagcagcgaacagttttgactgggctgagcgggaactgtgcttccgcagaggcagggaggcgagcaggccagaggtggatgaacgcagtgcccttttttgggtgtagggactgatcagagtgTAGTTATCTaccttgtcctgtgttgcatataatcgatgcggtgcctgttaagttatcattgaatcatagcctacttcgcaaAACGGTtatttaacaagcacatttgcgaaaaaagcactgtcgttgcaccaatgtgtacctgaccataaacatcaatgcctttcttaaaatcaatacacaagtatatatttttaaacctgcatatttagttaatattgcctgctaacgtgaatttcttttaactagggaaattgtgtcacttcccttgcgttctgtgcaacagtcaggctatatgcagcagtttgggccgcctggctcgttgttaactaatttgccagaattttacgtaattatgacataacattgaaggttgtgcaatgtaacaggaatatttagacttagggatgccacccgttagataaaatacggaacggttccgtatttcactcaaagaataaacgttttgtttttttaaatgatagtttccggatttgactaTATTAATGacataaggctcgtatttctgtgtgttattatgttgtaattaagtctatgatttgatatagcagtctgactgagcggtgataggcaccagcaggctcgtaagcattcattcaaacagcactttcgtgtgtttgccagcagctcttccctgtgcttcaagcattgagctgttgatgacttcaagcctatccactcccgagattaggctggtgtaaccgatgtgaaatggctagctagttagcggggtgcgcgttaatagcgtttcaatcggtgacgtaactcgctctgagaccttgaagtagttgttccccttgctctgcaaggcccggggcttttgtggagcgatgggtaacgatgcttcgagggtgattgttgtcgatgtgttcctggttcgagcccaggtaggagcgaggagagggacggaagctgtactgttacactggcaatactaaagtgcctataagaacatccaatagtcaaaggtataggaaatacaaatggtatagagagaaatagtcctataattcctataataactacaacctaaaacttcttacctgggaatattgaagactcatgttaaaaggaaccaccagctttcatatgttcccatgttctgagcaaggaacttaaacagctttttttacatggcacatattgcacttttactttcttctccaacactttgtttttgcattatttagaccaaattgaacatgtttcattatttatttgaggccaaATTGATTATAtcgatgtattatattaagttaaaataagtgttcattcagtattgttgtaaatgtcattattacaacaaaaacaaattatttgtttaaataaataaataaaataaatacaaatatggaAAAAATTAAAGAcaattttaaaaataaattaaaagaaaataaattaaaagaaaaattaaaaatataaaaatcatttaaaaaaaaatttaaataaaaaaattaatcggtatcggctttttttggtcctccaataatcagtatcggtgttgaaaaatcataaatcagtcgacctctagtctcgaccccgccctgtgcaactgggtcctggactttgacaggctgcccccaggtggtgaggttaggaaacaacatctccacaagggtgtgttctcagccctctcctgtactccctgttcacccgtgactgcgtggccatgcacgcctccaactcaatcatcaagtttgcagacgacactacagtggtaggcttgattaccaacaatgacgagacagcctacagggaggaggtgagggccctcggagtgtggtgtcaggaaaataacctcacactcaatgtcaacaaaacaaaggagatgatcatggacttcaggaaacagcagagggaacacccccccatccacatcgacgggacattagtggagagggtggaaagttttaagttcctcagcgaaCACATcaaggacaaactgaaatggtccacccacacagacagcttggtgaagaaggtgcaacagcgcctcttcaacttcaggaggctgaagaaatttggattgtcaccaaaaacactcaaacttttacagatgcacaatcgagagcatcctgtcgggcttgtacagcaactgctccgcccacaaccgtaaggctctccagagggtagagaggtctgcacaacgcatcaccgggggcaagctacctgccctccaggacacctacagcacccgatgtcacaggaaggccaaaaagatcaccaaggacaacaaccacccgagccactgcctgttcaccccgctatcatccagaaggcgaggtcagtacaggtacatcaaagctggaaccgagagactgaaaaacagcttctatctcaaggccatcagactgttaaacagccatcagtaACATTGAGTCtctatgttggcagcagccactcaaatctctagccactttaataattggatgcaataaatgtatcactagtcacttaaacaatgccactttatataatgtttacataccctacattactcatgtatatactgtactctataccatctactgcatctatccatatatttatatgtacatattcttattcactcctttacacttgtgtgtataaggtagttgtgaaattgttagattacttgttagatattactgcccggtcggaactagaagcacaagcattttgtgacacttgcattaacatctgctaaccatgtgtatgtgacaaatacaatttgatttgactgcaCCACTGGAGGGCAGCAGAGTTCAACCATTAACCTGGTGAAGAAGTTCCTGCCAAATTTGTTCCAGTGGTCTTTCATGATCTCCTCCACACTCTGCTTCCTGTGGGCTAGGATGGACATCCAGGCCAGCACCGCCCACAAGCCGTCCTTCTCACGGATGTGATCAGAGCCTTTGGTAAACAATGAAGAGGATGGGAAGGACGGTGGTGGGTAAGATATGTATAAACATCTTACCACAATGCCTTGCCCAACTGACTGCAACGATGCAACACCACTGACTCTCTTTATCAAACTACTAGAGCTGATATACTGCATACAAAGCTACATTATGCTGTACAACTAGAACGCTGGTCTTTGGAAAAGAGAGCAATGCTCACTATGTAGGCTGGTAAGCTTAACAAAAATCATGCCATGTGGCTGGAGGCTGGTAATAACAAAGTTCATAACACAACTgacaatgtaaacaaatgtgtgtgttgttttaGTGAGTGTCTGTCTTTAGTTCTGCCATGGCCCTGGTCAGATAACGTTAAGATCCCGGTCCTCCTAACTCACCAGTGCCGAAGCTCTCCTCTCCGCACAGAGACAGCTTGCCAGCGTCCATCAGGTTGCCAAAGAACTTCCAGCCAGTAGGAGTCTCATACAGATTCATCTTCAAGGCTTTAGCCACACTGAGGGACAGCGATAGGATATTCAAATTAGCTATTTTGCTAACTTCACCAGTTAAACATTAACGAGGAAACTGAAATactgattaatgtgcactgtcccagTAAAATAAATGTCATAAATAAACATTAAAGGCACAATCAAGAAGAAGCTAGGAATGGACTGTGTGGAGTGGACGTTAGGCTCACTTGTCCAGAGCTCCGCTGGTGGGCATGCTGCGGGCCAGACCTTTGACCCCAGTCTTCTGGAAGTAGGGGATGCAAGTGATGTTGGCTGCAATGATGGCCACAGAGTCAGAGGGGTTGACAAAGAAGCCATGCTTTCCAAGGACCATGTTACGATcctgaggagaacagagggtAGGAGAGCAGAGGGTAGGAGTAGAGAGCAGAGGGTAGGAGTAGAGAGCAGAGGGTAGGAGTAGAGAGCAGAGGGCAGTAGAAGAGAGcagagggcaggagaggagagcagagggtaggAGTAGAGAGCAGAGGGTAGGAGTAGAGAGCAGAGGGCAGTAGAAGAGAGcagagggcaggagaggagagcagagggtaggagaggagagcagagggtaggagagcagagggtaggagagcagagggtaggagagcagagggtaggagagcagagggtaggagagcagagcagaggagagcagagcagaggagagttcAGCATCTGAACAGACTGCAGGAGATATAAAGAGGTTTGGAATGTGGGATGATTCAAGGACTGGTACTATGGACACGGGTCATGCATGGAATAGCCTCGATTCCAGGCTTCCTTCAGCAGAGTGATGAACAAGACCTGGAGCCTGAATTTGAACTATGCAAGGATGAGATGGGGCTGAAATCTTGAACTGGTTCCCCCGACTGTCAACTTACACCGTCACCATCAAAGGCGGCTCCGAGGTCGTACTCTCCTCCCTTCATGGCATTGACCAGGTCAGAGGCGTAGGTCAGATTGGGGTCAGGGTGATGACCACCAAAGTCCTCCTTGGGGACACAGTTGAAGGCACCGTCGTCGGCAGCGCCCAACTCCTCACAGACGATCTTCTTCACGTAGGGTCCAACCACTGAAGGGGTAAAGTTTATCATGAATAGAGGTGTGGCCATACAGAGCATTGCGTGGCCGTACAGAGCATTGCGTGGCCGTACAGAGCATTGCGTGGCCGTACAGAGCATTGCGTGGCCGTACAGAGCATTGCGTGGCCGTACAGAGCATTGCGTGGCCGTACAGTGCATTGCGTGGCCGTACAGTGCATTGCGTGGCCGTACAGTGCATTGCGTGGCCGTACAGTGCATTGCGTGGCCGTACAGTGCATTGCGTGGCCGTACAGAGCATTGCGTGGCCGTACAGAGCATTGCGTGGCCGTACAGAGCATTGCGTGGCCGTACAGAGCATTGCGTGGCCGTACAGAGCATTGCGTGGCCGTACAGAGCATTGCGTGGCCGTACAGAGCATTGCGTGGCCGTACAGAGCATTGCGTGGCCGTACAGAGCATTGCGTGGCCGTACAGAGCATTGCGTGGCCGTACAGTGCATTGCGTGGCCGTACAGTGCATTGCGTGGCCGTACAGAGCATTGCGTGGCCGTACAGAGCATTGCGTGGCCGTACAGTGCATTGCGTGGCTGCTGGGAATCTATCTGAactgaaaacagcattgttgaGAAATCAGACTATTGGACAATAAGTCACGCAGTACTGAAGATAAACATTACTGAGAGCAGGAATCTaattcattacattttagtcatttagcagacgctctaatacagagtgacttacaggaacaattagggttaagtgccttgctcaagggcacagacagatttttcacctagtcagctcagggattcgattactggcccaacgctcgtaatcgttaggctacctgccaccatctCTACCTTGTAGCTAATGCTATAGCACAAACATTTAGACAAGGCATTACAAGCACAAATGATCAGTCAATAGAGGGACCTGTGGTATCATACAGCAGTCAGCTGAGAGGCTCAGTgatctacagtatatatagagTACCTCCGTGCATGGCGTCCAGACGGACTTTAATGTGATTGGCTCCAGACACAAGCTGTTTTAGGGCATTGAAGTCGAAGATTCCCCTCAGCATCTCAGCGTAGGACTCCACAGAGTCCACGACCTCCACTGTAGAGGACAAACAGCAGTTAGGATAGATTAGATGTACTAACTATTAGAAACTGGGTGGGTCGagccctgaatgttgattggccGAAAGCCGTGTTATATCAGACCATACACCAGGTGTATGACAaaacgttggtaaccagtttataatagcaagagggcacctcgggggtttgtggtatatggccaatataccacggctaagggtgcCTGTATACAGGCACTACGCATCacgcctaagaacagcccttagctgtggtatattggccatataccacacccccttgtgccttattgcttatgTAGCCTGTTTCTAGACTTAGGAGAAGACATACAACTAGAAGACATGCACATACTTTACTGATCGCAATAATACACCTGAACTTGAGTGCCTTGCCCAAGGATTTGTACCAGTGAGCTTCTCCCAGGTTTGCTCTCCAAGCTAACCCATcccagtcagttaagaaaaattcCTGCCCATCCTGCTGTACCTGTCATGGGCTTGAATGTGTCCACCTCAAAGGTCTGCTTGCCGATCTTGGAGATGTCAACCTTGAGGTCGGGGCAGATGTGGTACTCTGTTAGGCTCTTGCTGATCTGGAATATTTTGTCTGTGATTCCCTCAGGCGCAGGACCTGGGGACAGACACATACAGTCAGGAGAGGAGGATAAGGAAGAGGCTAGAGAAATCTTATGTAAAACAGCCACGCTCCATCACTAGGCATCCTAAACTTTGTCATAAAATTACTGATTGGATTGTGTGCTCATTCTATCCTGAAACTTCCTCCATCTTCGTAACAAAGGTAGGCTAAGTAAAGTTTAAATGTTACCCCATCTCTCACTGGCCTTTCTCCCCCTATGGCTTTCCCCTGAAGGCCTCTTTTTTTCCCTTCCttgtctccctcctcttccccatgtctccctctcctgtctctagtTCCAGTCTCTCTCCTCGATTCCCTGTTTATCCCCTTCCTGTCTTCAACCTCTCCAAttcatctctctccttcccctccctctcctctcctctccctcctgtccCATCTCACCTCCGGAGGCGATGTTGTACTTGATGCCAAAGTCTCCTTTAGGGCCACCGGGGTTGTGGCTGGCCGTGAGGATGATTCCTCCCACGGCTTGGAGCTTGCGGATCACACAGGACACAGCGGGGGTGGACATGATGCCATTCTGACCAATGACCAGGTGGCCTATCTgcagggaggaagggatggagagaacaTTATCATTCTCCGATGTCATGTTTTATATATTAAACTGTAAGTCCTATATATTACATTGACCTATCCAGTCGACACACGTAAGGATGAAAATAGAAGAGGAGTGTACTCAGAGTGTCAGGCTCCTATGTGGGCGCTAAACAAGCAACTGAGTGACATGGGAGAGTATGGAAAGTAAACAATGTCTAGGGCAGGGTTTTCCtaaactctgtcctggggccccccccaggtgcatgttttgttttttgccctagcactaaacagctgattcaaataactatgtcatcatcaagctttgattatttgaatcagttgtgtagtgctagggcaaaaaccaaaacgtgcaccgaactggggccccaggaccgagtttgggaaaccctggtatgggggggggggggggggggggggttggtgggGTATTCTGACCtctacccaattgagatggtttgggatgagttggaccacagagtgatggaaaagcagccaacaagtgctcagcatatgtgggaactccctggaaaagcattccaggcgaagctggttgagagaatgccaagagtatgcaaatatgtcattaaggcaaagggtggctactttgaatagtctcatataaaatatattttgatttgtttaacacttttttggttactacatgatgccatgtgttatttcgtagttttgatgtcttcactattattctacaatgtagaaaatagtacaaatgaagaaaacccttaaatgagtatgtgtgtccaaacttttgactggtactgtaggtcacAAATAAAAGAAGCAATATGGTATACATCATGACTAAGATGCATATAGAGAAGAGTTCTTATCATGTTCATTTTGTGCAGGATTCTATGGGACAGATAATATTGGAGCTATATGGTGTGATAATGACGTTGGTCTGTCTGAACATTGTGTTCAGCCAGGAGGCTACGTGACAGCACACCACCACACCCCCCTTTCCTCTAAAGTCGCAGAGGGAATGAACAGAACCCGGCTGTGCCACTGACAGTCTCCGTATGAAACAATTCCTCAATGCTGCACTTTTTCCCGATTACTACAACCTTGCAGAGAACCGCTGTCTTTGTTCGTATACTAAACATGCATGGCAGGGAAGAGTGCCCACTGACTGTTTAGGCTACATAATGGGAAAGGAATGTTGTAGTGTTTTTCATCAACGTGGGAAAGGGCAAGGGTACCATGCCATCTCCCCTCTGTGCACTTCATCAAAAGATCAGTGAGGTCAGTAAGCACAACTTTTATTTGGAAACTCAGACTACGGTTGAAATAACCTAAGGTACCAGGGCTAAAAAGAAACGTCAGAGCGGAGTTCCCACATTCGGTTTTCAGCGAGAAGGGTGCAATTGTGGCCTGCAATTCAGGGCGCTCCTGCATATGGGCCTTCCTGCATCTGCATGTACCCCTCATACTTCTATTGGTCCATTTTTAAGCTAGGACTCCAGTACACAGACGGGAGGGCTCCAGTAAATTAGATGGAAGTAATGCACCATAACTTTGAATGCCAACTGCtgataaaccccacagaagaagagGCGGGGGTGACAACGGAAGCTAGCAAGGACAACGGTAGACAGGGTTCTTCACCCACAGCCTGTCGGACAATGCATTCCCTCAGTTCTGTTAACGATGGCAGGCACTGTTTCCCCTCAGTTCTGTTAACGATGGCAGGCACTGTTTCCCCTCAGTTCTGTTAACGATGGCAGGCACTGTTTCCCCTCAGTTCTGTTAACGATGGCAGGCACTGTTTCCCCTCAGTTCTGTTAACGATGGCAGGCACTGTTTCCCCTCAGTTCTGTTAACGATGGCAGGCACTGTTTCCCCTCAGTTCTGTTAACGATGGCAGGCACTGTTTCCCCTCAGTTCTGTTAACGAAGGAGGGGCCAGGTCAGGGGCCCCCATCTAGCATATGATAGCAACATTTGTAGAATAGCTGGAAATTTGCTTTGAATCTGCTAAatgttctctcagcctcatggcaaactGTGAATAAAAACATGAGATCAGCTATAAATCAGTGAAACAAATGCTCTACACCATGACAAAGTGTAAAACTGCAGGAAATTAGCATTAAAATGGCAAAATTCTCTCAGCCTTACGACAAAATAAAATAACTTACCGGCATTGGCAACAATGTATCCGCCAAACTTCAAAACTGATGAAGCGCTACAATGTACCAGTGACTGTCGCTGTCCACACTGAGCTGTCAAAGACGCTAGGCTAGCTGCTAATGGTATACATGTTTGGGGGTGAGGCCTAGGTTTCCGTCATGTCTTAGCCACTACAGGTGGATAAACATGGTATTATTACTGACCCCATTGGCAGCGGCGATCTGGATGATCAACTGAATGGCATCTTTCATGAAAAACCTTCCATCGCCTCCCACTACGAGCAGTCCAGGCTGACGCTCCGCTGGTTCGATGCAAGAGATAATGCTTTGAATGAAGTTCTCCGCATAGTGTTCATTCGTTTGAAAGACTGTCACCCTTTTCCTCAGTCCACTCGTGCCAGGCTTCTGGTCGGAATAAGCCTTGGTTTTGACTACTGTGACTTTCGTCATTTTCCACAAAAGGTTGACAGCCCGTGTGATCCGCGTATTCGGTTGAGGCGAACGCACAGCTGCCACACGTACACACTCGCAAGTTCCCCCTTGGTTAGGGCCTTCCCACTTCTAGATTTAAACGGACAGTACTGGACTTCGATTCAAGGCCTGGCGCATAAAATAAACAATGCTCAAAAGAAGTCTGATGCCACAATGTATTTATGCCTCAATCATGGCATCATGTCAACATTAGGACCAAAATACAACTAAGATGCAGtatctaatagtttgcctaatttcagtttgtgacaaaacaagcaagtatagtgtagagagaatcattgtaccatctaaatcgctgTTAAAAATATTCTCTATAACCAAtaatatagtattttcagcttTTTAAAGCTTatgtacaaagaaaaaacaaaacttaagaaataacacacagaaGAGATTTACCACTTCTTAGAgctgctttcaatgagaatgacagatctataactcacacttctatgtgaatttggtcagtctcccaaaaagtgacatattgcagctttaaattaaTAAACAACTTTTTGTCTCAGATACAACAGTAGGCAACCCTAGTCCTAAAGTtaatgtttttgatttaaccgacttggaagaccaggtgtgttgaatttaggcgatcactgaactgatcaattaacTCAGTTAGTCaggtgtcaaatcaaattttattggtcacatacatgtgtttagcagatgttattgcgggtgtagcgaaatgattgTGCTTCTATCCAGGTGTTGTccctagttggaacaaaatcctgcagtccctgtggcactccaggaacagggttggctaCCGCTGCCCTAGGACCATTCTGTTcttgttgttttttaaatgtaacctttatttaaccaggcaagtcttatttacaatgatggcctaccccgtccaaacccggacgtgtgcaccgccctatgggactcccaatcacggccagatgtgatacagcttggatttgaacaagggactgtagtgacacctcttgcactgagatgcagtgccttagactgctgcgccactcgtgtgtctgtctacaacacaTGGGTTCATTGACACTGTAGGTTGTGTTTTCTCAGTGAGGATTTTATTGATTCTGTACGGCATCAAATAATGAGATGGAACTAGACAAAACATTTATCTCCTAGTGCATGTAATAGGTTGGGACAAACTTAACATATATATAAACATGTCTAACAATCTTTGAGTTTGTGGTGAACCACCCTTTTAAAACTGCAAGTCAGTAAGGCAATGAGCAAGCATGCCATAGCACTTGAGTCAGCCCATGTTccaacaaagagacaacaacccccccccccccaaaaaaaaacatgcacAAAAAAATAAAGTGAGCTACTGAAATTATTGGGGGAATGTTTCAGCTACTTCTTGCCCAGGAATTGTGTTACAACCAGCCCAACAACCAGAAGCACATGGGGTATGCGGTTGTTGTGACAGAGGCCAGGCGAGGTCACGGTCTAGTTTCTCTATTGCATCAATCACTGTTTGAACACCACATCAAGTAAAAGTAGTGCAGTTTATCAACATGGCCTGGCTGTCATCGTGACGCAGCGCTCTTATTTGATAAATCTAAAAAATAACACGCAGGAGGGCAGTGGTGAGGTCATCGAACGTTGCACTCAATCGTTGAAACACTTGAAAAACATGACTAAATGAACATGTATGTAGAAGGAATTAGCCCATTGTGACATTTAACTGCTCAGAGTGGTTGCTACACTTTGAAACTCTTTCATTCACAGTCCATTATTAACAAGGTATTATCTCCGACATTACACATTAGTAATTACATCATAATTGCTTTGTTGGGGATTAACTGAAACCAGAGCCACTTGGTTAAGGTTTGATACCAGGCAAGAAGGCCTACCAGAGAGCATGCATTACTATCGCAGTGCCATCACTGTTCCAGCTAAAAGAGGACTGTGAGGTAAAGTGTTTATAGTGAGAAAGGAAGAGTGGAGTGGCGCTCAGCAGATTAAATACAGCTCACATGTCATGTGACATTTACCGGTGAGTTCTACGGTTACAGTAGGGAAAAAAGTCAAAGGGCAAAGTAATGGCCTGCAAGCTATTAATAGGAGGTCAAGAAGACTGTGCTCAGCACTAAAGGAGAATAAAGTGCAGGCCTCAGTGAGGAGCACAGGAATGTAGCCCACTGCcaggcaggccaggcagcagcagGGCTCTCACAGCCACCCTTTTCAAACTATTGTCCGAACCTGAACTGTACTGTGCTGGCCTTTCCAGCATGATTACAGCAACTATGGTAGATACAAAACCAGGCCAGTGCAGTGCAACTCGGATCCAGCAGTGTCAAAAGTTGAGGCCTAAGGGAAGAGCACACAGGTGTGTCTGACTGCCAGGCAACTCTCACAGGGCTCTCACACCCTTGTTGCACTATCAAGACAACCTGAACAGTTCTGTGCTATTTTCTTTTCACATTATTCTTTGAAATATGGTCCCAGCA
Protein-coding sequences here:
- the pgm1 gene encoding phosphoglucomutase-1, which codes for MTKVTVVKTKAYSDQKPGTSGLRKRVTVFQTNEHYAENFIQSIISCIEPAERQPGLLVVGGDGRFFMKDAIQLIIQIAAANGIGHLVIGQNGIMSTPAVSCVIRKLQAVGGIILTASHNPGGPKGDFGIKYNIASGGPAPEGITDKIFQISKSLTEYHICPDLKVDISKIGKQTFEVDTFKPMTVEVVDSVESYAEMLRGIFDFNALKQLVSGANHIKVRLDAMHGVVGPYVKKIVCEELGAADDGAFNCVPKEDFGGHHPDPNLTYASDLVNAMKGGEYDLGAAFDGDGDRNMVLGKHGFFVNPSDSVAIIAANITCIPYFQKTGVKGLARSMPTSGALDNVAKALKMNLYETPTGWKFFGNLMDAGKLSLCGEESFGTGSDHIREKDGLWAVLAWMSILAHRKQSVEEIMKDHWNKFGRNFFTRYDYEEVESDKANTMIKELEAKMFDKSFVGQKFSSGDKSYEVAVSDNFAYTDPVDGSVSKNQGLRIVFSDGSRIIFRLSGTGSAGATVRLYIDSYEKDPAKIYGDAQVMLKPLVEIALKISGLHEKTGRTGPTVIT